The proteins below are encoded in one region of Amycolatopsis acidiphila:
- a CDS encoding 3-carboxyethylcatechol 2,3-dioxygenase has protein sequence MSSTMVLCASHAPGMDRDTEEALGRTFRAGVARARARIAEFEPELVLLFGGDHRRAFKTVVPAFAVALSANLMAEGAQRAATLDVPPDLARALSESLLRAGFDVAVCRSVELDHAFGQPLGHYLGGVDRAPVIPMPVNCAGPPLPAPARVLAYGAAVGDFLRTVDKRVLVIGTGGLAHHPASLDNDRYDMSDDERRTLNQSTAEQARGRMNPGWDQRFLAAMEAWDTATLIEMTENCEAEAGVGANEVRTWLAAAATAGGRGLHTVVYEPVLEWITGMGAMTSAPVG, from the coding sequence ATGAGCTCGACGATGGTGCTGTGCGCCAGTCACGCGCCCGGCATGGACCGGGACACCGAGGAGGCGCTGGGCCGGACGTTCCGCGCCGGAGTCGCCCGGGCGCGGGCCCGCATCGCCGAGTTCGAGCCGGAACTGGTCCTGCTCTTCGGTGGCGACCACCGGCGGGCGTTCAAGACGGTCGTGCCGGCGTTCGCGGTCGCCCTGAGCGCGAACCTGATGGCCGAGGGGGCCCAGCGGGCCGCCACCCTCGACGTGCCGCCGGACCTCGCGCGGGCGTTGAGTGAATCGTTGCTGCGCGCGGGGTTCGACGTCGCGGTGTGCCGGTCGGTGGAGCTGGACCACGCGTTCGGCCAGCCACTGGGGCACTACCTCGGCGGCGTGGACCGGGCGCCCGTGATCCCGATGCCGGTCAACTGCGCGGGCCCGCCGCTGCCCGCCCCGGCCAGGGTGCTCGCCTACGGTGCCGCGGTCGGGGACTTCCTGCGGACCGTGGACAAGCGGGTGCTGGTGATCGGCACCGGGGGCCTCGCGCACCACCCGGCGAGCCTCGACAACGACCGCTACGACATGTCCGACGACGAGCGGCGCACGCTGAACCAGAGCACCGCCGAGCAGGCCCGCGGCCGGATGAACCCCGGGTGGGATCAGCGGTTCCTCGCCGCGATGGAGGCCTGGGACACGGCCACGCTGATCGAGATGACCGAGAACTGCGAGGCCGAGGCGGGGGTCGGGGCGAACGAGGTCCGCACCTGGCTCGCCGCCGCGGCCACCGCCGGCGGGCGGGGGCTGCACACCGTGGTGTACGAACCGGTCCTCGAGTGGATCACCGGCATGGGCGCGATGACCTCCGCGCCCGTGGGCTAG